From a region of the Nitrospira sp. genome:
- a CDS encoding heavy metal translocating P-type ATPase — MDPMTHTNPGQTSDPHAGHTVSHGPQGYDRHAGHSVAMFRDKFWLSFALTLPTVFWSPEVQHWLGYRAPSFPGSALIPAILGTTVFLYGGLVFLRGAQSELADRKPGMMTLISLAIIVAFGTSLAATVGLFQVEVWWELASLITIMVLGHWLEMRAISQAQGALHALAALLPDTAERVTGADVRTVPLSELHVGDVVLVRPGGRVPADGAVVEGAAEVDESMITGESKAVSKEAGATVIAGTVAGGGSLRVRVTAVGEQTALSGIMRLVAAAQASSSRTQALADQAAAMLFYVAVASGAVTFLYWWVSGDTQHALIRTATVLIIACPHALGLAIPLVIAISTSLGARNGLLVKDRLALERARLLDMVIFDKTGTLTRGAPAVTGIAAAPGTSEFELLAVAAAVEANSEHPLAMAIVEEATRRGVRQLQAASFEALAGRGARAMVDGKSIAVGGPRLLAEVLATVPPEVEKVMSAWASDGRTVLAVIADGQLLGALAVEDEIRPESREAVTDLHRLGIRVAMITGDAKTVAESVARRLGIDEVAAEVLPGDKAAAVKRFQAGGKQVAMVGDGVNDAPALATADVGIAIGAGTDVAIESAGIVLVHSDPRDVVGAIELSRATYRKMIQNLVWATAYNLVAIPVAGGLFVRWGFDLPMSVGAVAMSASTIIVAINAQLLRHLKLRREGFR; from the coding sequence ATGGACCCTATGACACACACAAATCCCGGACAGACGTCTGACCCACATGCTGGTCACACGGTGTCGCACGGCCCCCAGGGCTACGATCGTCACGCGGGCCATTCCGTGGCGATGTTTCGCGATAAGTTTTGGTTGAGTTTCGCCCTCACACTTCCCACGGTCTTCTGGTCGCCCGAAGTCCAACACTGGCTTGGTTACAGGGCGCCCTCCTTCCCTGGCTCCGCATTGATTCCCGCAATTCTCGGAACAACCGTCTTCCTGTACGGTGGGCTCGTGTTCTTGCGGGGGGCGCAGAGTGAGCTTGCCGACCGTAAGCCAGGCATGATGACGCTCATCAGCTTGGCCATCATCGTCGCGTTTGGGACGTCACTGGCAGCGACAGTCGGTCTCTTCCAAGTTGAAGTCTGGTGGGAACTTGCCTCCTTGATTACGATCATGGTGTTGGGCCACTGGCTCGAAATGCGCGCCATTTCCCAGGCTCAAGGCGCGCTCCATGCGCTCGCGGCACTGCTTCCGGACACGGCGGAGCGGGTTACTGGCGCGGACGTTCGCACGGTGCCATTATCGGAACTCCACGTGGGTGACGTGGTCCTTGTCCGGCCCGGAGGGCGCGTTCCGGCGGATGGCGCCGTCGTCGAAGGCGCCGCCGAGGTCGATGAGTCGATGATCACGGGCGAGTCGAAAGCAGTCTCGAAGGAAGCAGGGGCGACCGTGATCGCGGGAACGGTCGCCGGCGGTGGAAGCCTGCGAGTCCGCGTGACCGCAGTCGGTGAGCAGACCGCTCTCTCCGGTATCATGCGACTGGTGGCCGCCGCCCAAGCGTCGAGTTCTCGCACGCAAGCCTTGGCCGACCAGGCCGCCGCCATGCTGTTCTATGTGGCCGTTGCCTCCGGCGCAGTGACGTTCCTCTACTGGTGGGTGTCGGGGGACACTCAACACGCCCTCATCCGGACGGCCACCGTCCTCATCATTGCCTGCCCCCACGCCTTAGGGCTGGCGATCCCGCTGGTGATCGCCATCTCCACATCACTTGGCGCGCGGAATGGTCTTCTTGTGAAGGACAGGTTGGCGCTTGAACGGGCTCGCCTGTTGGACATGGTGATTTTCGATAAAACCGGCACACTCACTCGTGGTGCTCCTGCCGTCACCGGAATCGCAGCTGCGCCTGGGACGTCGGAGTTCGAATTGCTTGCGGTAGCCGCTGCGGTCGAGGCCAACTCGGAGCATCCGCTGGCAATGGCCATCGTCGAAGAAGCCACACGCCGAGGCGTGCGCCAATTACAAGCGGCCAGCTTCGAGGCACTGGCGGGCAGAGGGGCTCGGGCCATGGTCGATGGCAAGAGCATTGCCGTCGGTGGACCGCGTCTGTTGGCCGAGGTCCTGGCCACGGTGCCTCCAGAGGTGGAGAAGGTGATGAGCGCCTGGGCGTCGGACGGAAGGACGGTGCTGGCCGTCATCGCCGATGGACAATTGCTTGGTGCGCTTGCTGTAGAAGACGAGATCCGGCCCGAGTCCCGTGAAGCCGTCACCGACCTGCATCGGCTGGGTATCCGAGTCGCGATGATCACGGGAGATGCGAAAACCGTGGCGGAGTCCGTCGCCCGACGCCTCGGGATCGATGAGGTCGCGGCGGAGGTGCTTCCCGGCGACAAAGCTGCAGCCGTCAAGCGGTTTCAAGCGGGCGGTAAGCAGGTCGCCATGGTAGGAGATGGAGTGAACGATGCCCCGGCATTGGCTACCGCCGATGTCGGCATTGCGATCGGCGCGGGTACGGACGTCGCCATCGAATCCGCGGGCATCGTGCTGGTGCATAGCGATCCCCGTGACGTGGTCGGAGCCATCGAGCTCTCTCGTGCGACCTATCGAAAAATGATTCAAAATCTTGTGTGGGCGACCGCCTATAACCTAGTCGCGATCCCGGTCGCCGGGGGACTGTTCGTCCGCTGGGGATTCGATCTCCCGATGAGCGTGGGCGCCGTCGCGATGAGCGCGTCCACCATCATTGTGGCCATCAATGCGCAGTTGCTTCGACACCTAAAGCTCAGACGTGAGGGCTTTCGATGA
- a CDS encoding copper resistance protein B, giving the protein MSFHALHPIALAGVLSVIIWVLVASAETFGNASNTGTVLGPSNSAGPLSHAVKTVQAPLEGASGILGESVRTLPNLSPQQDWAPPVNDQENHLFTLIDALEYRPKTGGGESTSGYRWDLEGWYGGDYNRLWFKNEGQQDTAFKAGYDLDFQLLYGRFIRKYYDFQIGPRLETQTFRGRNVTRGFAAIGIEGIVPYNYTMEATLFIAQNGAVSGRLTLTKDLLLTQRLILQSRLETNAAIQKVEEFTTGSGFNNLEFGMRLRYEIRREFAPYVGVSLDRSFGETATLVRQEGGNPSQIRFVTGLRMWF; this is encoded by the coding sequence ATGTCATTTCACGCGCTTCATCCAATTGCCTTGGCCGGTGTCCTGAGCGTTATCATCTGGGTTCTAGTTGCCTCAGCTGAAACCTTTGGGAACGCATCGAATACGGGCACTGTGTTGGGTCCGTCCAATTCCGCCGGCCCGCTCAGTCACGCAGTGAAAACGGTTCAAGCGCCGTTGGAAGGAGCGTCAGGAATCCTCGGAGAATCTGTCCGCACCTTGCCGAACCTCTCGCCACAACAGGACTGGGCTCCCCCCGTCAACGATCAAGAGAACCACCTGTTTACACTAATAGACGCCCTCGAGTATCGCCCCAAAACCGGTGGAGGCGAAAGTACGAGCGGCTACCGGTGGGACCTCGAAGGGTGGTATGGCGGAGACTACAATCGACTCTGGTTCAAGAATGAAGGCCAGCAGGACACCGCCTTCAAAGCGGGCTATGATTTGGATTTTCAACTCTTGTATGGACGCTTTATCCGGAAATATTATGATTTTCAGATCGGTCCGCGCCTCGAAACGCAAACATTTCGCGGACGGAATGTGACCCGTGGATTCGCGGCAATCGGAATCGAGGGGATCGTGCCCTACAATTACACGATGGAAGCCACCTTGTTCATTGCCCAGAATGGCGCAGTGTCCGGGCGTCTGACGTTGACGAAGGATCTGCTGCTGACCCAGCGGCTAATCCTCCAGAGTCGCCTTGAAACGAATGCCGCCATACAAAAGGTTGAGGAATTCACAACCGGTTCAGGTTTCAACAATCTCGAATTCGGCATGCGCCTGCGCTACGAGATTCGGCGCGAATTTGCGCCCTATGTCGGCGTATCGCTCGATAGAAGTTTCGGAGAGACGGCCACGCTGGTGCGCCAGGAGGGGGGGAATCCGAGTCAGATCCGATTCGTAACCGGCCTGCGGATGTGGTTCTAG
- a CDS encoding cation-translocating P-type ATPase, which produces MKSNGWHTLTFESLKRELSSDINDGLTEREAEHRLATVGPNELPEASPPSPLKILLAQFSSLIVWVLIGAALVSGLLQEWIDAAAIVAIVVLNAILGFVQEFRAERSLAALRKLSVAMARVIRAGVARSIPARELVPGDLIQVEAGDRIPADSRLIYATSLQTQEASLTGESTPVSKSAELIPQIEVPLGDRRNMLFMSTVVVSGKGRALVTSTGPQTELGKIAAMIHREAQAEQEETPLQRRLEQLGHTLLWLSLAIVAVVFLLGMLRGVPLIMMFLTSVSLAVAAIPEGLPAVVTITLALGVTRMVQRHALIRRLPAVETLGSTTVICSDKTGTLTKNEMTVTQLYLGGEVFTVSGEGYAPVGEIRVNGRPTNGTPDPGLPSLLQAVVLCNGAELRLEAFAWQVLGDPTEGALLVAAAKTGLSKADLDRDNPMLGEVPFDSDRKKMTMVRRAASGPVAYVKGAPDVLLRDCTAWMTCDGKITALTQEIRQQILSTNRQFASQALRVLGVAMRPLDFLPDAYTSTSLEHDLTFLGLVGMKDPIRPEAKAAVETCRAAGIRTVMITGDHKDTAIAIAHDLGILETGVQAISGTELDQLSDDELETRVAGTAVYARVSAEHKLRVVKAWKRRGAVVAMTGDGVNDAPALKAADIGVAMGITGTDVTKEASDMVVTDDNFASIAAAVEEGRAVFDNIRKAVFYLLSCNIGEILLMLLATLFALPLPLLPVQILWINLVTDGLPALALAADPKDPDLMRRPPRPRAERFLTKERFLLLFAQGSFLALITLGAFVYCLYGMDLNLDRARTLTFTILVMAQLFHAFNNRNDCRSLFEIGLLTNKPLLGAVALSAVLQAVIVLTPQIHPIFDVVPFDMEHWLLVLGIGILPLVAMEIWKAGLAKRRISSSPPDPEGY; this is translated from the coding sequence ATGAAATCCAACGGCTGGCACACGCTCACGTTCGAATCGCTGAAACGTGAACTAAGCTCCGACATCAATGATGGATTGACTGAACGTGAGGCGGAGCATCGTCTCGCGACGGTGGGGCCGAATGAATTGCCTGAAGCTTCTCCACCCTCCCCTCTCAAAATCCTCCTCGCGCAATTCTCGAGTTTGATCGTTTGGGTTCTTATTGGCGCGGCGCTTGTATCTGGCTTGCTGCAAGAATGGATCGACGCGGCCGCGATTGTGGCGATTGTGGTCTTGAATGCCATCTTAGGTTTCGTCCAGGAGTTCCGCGCCGAACGATCCTTGGCAGCACTCCGCAAACTGTCGGTCGCAATGGCGCGGGTGATCCGAGCGGGAGTCGCGCGGTCGATTCCGGCCCGCGAACTGGTTCCCGGCGATCTCATCCAAGTGGAAGCCGGAGATCGGATCCCAGCCGACAGCCGGTTGATTTATGCAACGAGCCTCCAGACACAAGAAGCCTCTCTGACTGGCGAGTCCACGCCGGTCAGCAAGTCCGCCGAGCTCATTCCTCAAATTGAGGTGCCTTTGGGGGATCGTCGCAACATGCTCTTTATGAGCACCGTTGTCGTCTCCGGGAAAGGCCGGGCGTTGGTGACATCCACCGGACCCCAGACGGAGCTGGGAAAGATCGCGGCGATGATTCATCGCGAGGCGCAGGCGGAGCAGGAGGAGACGCCCCTCCAGCGCCGACTCGAACAGCTCGGCCACACATTACTGTGGCTCTCATTGGCAATCGTGGCTGTGGTGTTCCTTCTGGGAATGCTCCGCGGTGTACCACTGATCATGATGTTTCTCACATCGGTGAGTTTAGCTGTTGCGGCCATTCCAGAGGGCTTGCCCGCGGTGGTCACCATCACACTGGCGCTGGGCGTCACCCGCATGGTGCAGCGCCATGCTTTGATCCGGCGTCTGCCGGCAGTGGAGACCTTAGGGTCCACCACCGTGATCTGCTCGGACAAGACGGGTACCCTCACGAAGAACGAGATGACCGTGACTCAACTGTACCTCGGCGGTGAGGTTTTTACTGTCTCGGGCGAAGGCTATGCGCCGGTTGGTGAGATCCGTGTGAACGGACGACCGACCAACGGAACTCCGGATCCGGGGCTCCCATCCCTCCTGCAGGCAGTCGTGTTGTGTAATGGAGCCGAACTGCGTCTAGAAGCGTTCGCTTGGCAGGTGCTGGGCGACCCGACAGAGGGTGCCCTACTCGTCGCAGCGGCGAAGACCGGACTCTCGAAAGCCGATCTGGATCGTGATAATCCAATGCTTGGTGAGGTGCCGTTCGATTCGGACCGCAAAAAGATGACCATGGTCCGTCGCGCTGCCTCCGGTCCCGTCGCCTATGTGAAAGGCGCACCTGATGTACTGCTGCGCGATTGCACTGCCTGGATGACCTGTGACGGGAAGATCACAGCGCTGACCCAGGAGATCCGTCAACAAATCCTCTCCACCAATCGGCAATTTGCTTCGCAAGCCTTGCGGGTCCTCGGCGTGGCTATGCGTCCATTGGACTTCCTGCCGGACGCGTATACATCCACCAGCTTGGAGCACGACTTAACCTTTTTAGGGTTGGTCGGCATGAAGGATCCGATCAGGCCGGAAGCCAAGGCGGCCGTGGAAACCTGTCGGGCTGCTGGCATTCGGACGGTTATGATTACAGGGGATCATAAGGACACGGCGATTGCCATTGCGCACGATCTGGGGATTTTGGAAACGGGTGTGCAAGCAATCTCCGGCACGGAGTTGGACCAGCTCTCGGATGATGAGTTGGAGACGCGAGTCGCCGGCACCGCGGTCTACGCCCGGGTGTCGGCTGAGCACAAGCTCCGGGTCGTGAAGGCGTGGAAGCGGCGAGGGGCAGTGGTCGCCATGACTGGCGATGGAGTCAATGACGCGCCGGCGTTGAAAGCGGCCGATATCGGTGTGGCCATGGGCATCACCGGCACGGATGTCACGAAAGAAGCATCTGACATGGTCGTCACTGACGATAACTTCGCGTCGATTGCGGCGGCCGTAGAAGAGGGACGAGCCGTCTTCGACAATATCCGAAAGGCGGTCTTCTATCTCCTTTCCTGCAACATCGGTGAGATTCTGCTCATGCTGCTCGCCACGCTGTTTGCCCTCCCGCTGCCATTATTGCCGGTGCAGATCCTCTGGATCAATCTGGTGACGGATGGGCTCCCTGCGTTGGCGCTCGCCGCTGATCCCAAGGATCCCGACCTGATGCGACGGCCACCCCGACCACGTGCGGAACGATTTCTGACGAAAGAGCGGTTTCTCCTGTTGTTCGCTCAGGGCTCATTTTTGGCACTGATTACGCTCGGAGCGTTTGTGTACTGCCTGTACGGCATGGACTTGAACCTGGACCGGGCTCGCACGCTGACCTTCACGATCCTTGTCATGGCCCAGCTCTTCCATGCCTTCAATAATCGCAACGATTGCCGGTCGCTCTTCGAGATCGGACTGCTCACGAACAAGCCGCTACTTGGGGCCGTAGCGCTTTCCGCTGTGCTGCAAGCCGTCATCGTGCTGACGCCGCAGATCCATCCAATTTTCGACGTCGTGCCCTTTGACATGGAGCATTGGCTTCTCGTTCTCGGCATCGGGATTTTGCCACTGGTGGCGATGGAGATCTGGAAAGCTGGTCTGGCGAAAAGGCGCATCTCTTCGTCCCCACCGGATCCCGAGGGCTATTAG
- a CDS encoding copper resistance system multicopper oxidase: protein MRSKRNVSTHEVDFISRRLFLQWAGVLWLGATAPQLFLACAWMDNATIQGRAGVGSPPMLNGKVIDLTIDETAFTVNERTATAITVNGTIPGPVIRLREGQEVTLRVTNRLGEITSIHWHGILLPPVVDGVPGVSFAGIKPGTTFTYRFPVTQSGTYWYHSHSGGQEMLGVYAPMILDPLQPEPFHYDRDYVVMLSDWTFESPESVLANLKKQPAYYNFQERTAGEFFSNIANWGLRATLKNYLMWDQMRMNPTDFADVTGYTFTYLMNGMSPGANWTGLFRPGEKVRLRFINAASMTFYDVRIPGLTMTVVQADGQNIQPVAVEELRMGVAETYDVIVEPTDDRAYTIFAETLDRSGYARGTLAPRPGMEGEIPERRPRPLRTMEDMGMSMKGMEMDGMDMPGMKMPHGSEMAMRGMEIRGDQPSMEPSDPKPNTEHTQHDSEMPSTQKGQHPQDMSKMPGMEEYDQRRSRIPGSEPVKHAPDDHGTGNQTVAEYSQNRFGEPGRGLENSPWRVLRYTDLKSLTPYPDQREPDREIELHVTGNMADRYMWSFNGKKYSDAPEPIRFHYGERLRLTFVNDTMMEHPLHLHGMWMHLENGAGKYLPRKHTVIVKPAERVSVAVTADAPGPWAFHCHLLLHMEAGMFRVVEVSDKAP, encoded by the coding sequence AGGGGTAGGATCACCCCCCATGCTGAATGGAAAGGTGATTGATCTGACTATAGACGAAACTGCCTTTACAGTGAACGAACGAACCGCGACCGCGATCACCGTCAATGGAACGATTCCAGGCCCTGTGATTCGCCTGCGAGAGGGCCAAGAGGTGACCCTGCGGGTCACAAACCGCTTGGGGGAAATTACGTCGATTCATTGGCATGGCATTCTGCTCCCGCCCGTGGTGGACGGCGTGCCGGGGGTGAGTTTCGCCGGCATCAAGCCCGGTACGACTTTCACCTACCGCTTTCCGGTCACACAGAGCGGCACCTACTGGTATCACAGTCACTCCGGGGGGCAGGAGATGCTAGGCGTCTATGCGCCGATGATCCTCGATCCACTCCAACCCGAGCCATTTCACTACGACCGAGACTATGTCGTGATGCTCTCGGATTGGACCTTCGAGTCGCCGGAGTCCGTGCTCGCTAATCTCAAAAAGCAGCCAGCCTACTATAACTTCCAAGAACGTACCGCGGGTGAGTTCTTCTCGAATATCGCAAACTGGGGCTTGCGGGCGACGCTGAAGAACTACCTCATGTGGGATCAGATGCGGATGAATCCGACGGACTTCGCGGATGTCACCGGCTACACCTTCACCTATCTCATGAACGGCATGTCTCCGGGTGCTAATTGGACCGGCCTGTTTCGCCCTGGAGAAAAAGTCCGCCTTCGCTTCATCAATGCGGCGTCTATGACCTTTTATGACGTGCGTATTCCTGGCCTCACGATGACAGTTGTGCAAGCCGATGGGCAGAATATCCAGCCCGTCGCGGTGGAAGAGCTTCGTATGGGAGTGGCGGAGACCTACGACGTGATCGTCGAGCCCACGGACGATCGTGCGTATACCATCTTTGCCGAGACGCTGGATCGTAGCGGGTACGCGCGCGGAACGCTTGCCCCTCGGCCTGGGATGGAAGGAGAGATTCCAGAACGTCGTCCTCGTCCGCTTCGGACGATGGAAGACATGGGGATGAGCATGAAAGGCATGGAGATGGATGGCATGGATATGCCGGGGATGAAGATGCCACATGGCAGCGAAATGGCGATGCGAGGCATGGAGATAAGGGGGGATCAGCCGAGTATGGAGCCGTCCGACCCTAAGCCAAATACGGAACATACGCAGCATGATTCGGAAATGCCGTCTACACAGAAAGGGCAGCATCCACAGGACATGTCCAAAATGCCAGGAATGGAAGAATACGATCAACGCCGCTCAAGGATTCCTGGCTCAGAACCCGTCAAGCATGCCCCCGATGATCATGGCACCGGCAACCAAACGGTGGCCGAGTATTCGCAGAACCGGTTTGGGGAACCAGGTAGAGGGCTGGAGAACAGCCCCTGGCGGGTGTTGCGTTACACCGATTTGAAAAGCCTGACCCCCTACCCTGACCAACGGGAACCGGATCGGGAAATCGAACTGCACGTCACGGGCAATATGGCGGATCGGTATATGTGGTCGTTCAATGGGAAAAAATATTCCGATGCGCCGGAGCCGATTCGTTTTCACTACGGAGAACGGCTACGTCTTACGTTCGTCAACGACACGATGATGGAGCATCCGCTTCATTTGCACGGCATGTGGATGCACTTGGAAAACGGCGCGGGCAAGTATCTGCCCCGCAAGCACACCGTCATCGTCAAGCCCGCGGAGCGGGTATCCGTCGCGGTCACCGCGGACGCCCCCGGACCCTGGGCGTTCCATTGCCATTTACTCCTTCACATGGAGGCGGGCATGTTCCGGGTCGTCGAGGTGTCCGATAAGGCGCCGTAG
- a CDS encoding multicopper oxidase domain-containing protein encodes MFDTNGQLYFPNMGPNPEHPFWMMEFFGDTNVVNGKVWPYLNVEARRYRFLILNASNARTYELSLPGQHMWQIATDGGYLDVPVRLHKLTLMPAERADIIIDFSGLEGRTLILKNHGRTPFPDGAPPDGATVGRILQFRVGSSTLAGADASYNPAHGGGLRSPMRRLVNPATGTLAVAPSKTRQLTLNDMMGAGGMGMVELLLNNTKVSGKRADGTIRTDFTAVTVGGMTEYVSELPAEGETEIWEIVNLTADAHPIHIHLTEVQLMNRQKFHLNRYAKAYAGAFPGGASIFGDGPPLKYEPSVASGLKYGGSPNIQPYLHGPVHPPESNEAGWKDTFIAYPGQVTRIAVRFAPTDTPSGVAGNYSFEPDAGGHGFVWHCHILDHEDNDMMRPYKVTAARGTVRTYRMGVDY; translated from the coding sequence ATGTTCGATACGAACGGGCAGCTCTATTTCCCCAACATGGGGCCCAACCCGGAGCACCCGTTCTGGATGATGGAGTTCTTCGGCGACACGAATGTGGTGAACGGCAAGGTCTGGCCGTATCTGAATGTGGAGGCCAGACGTTATCGGTTCCTCATCCTCAACGCATCGAACGCGCGCACGTACGAACTCTCCTTGCCCGGACAACATATGTGGCAGATCGCAACCGACGGAGGGTATCTCGATGTGCCGGTCCGGCTACATAAGTTAACCCTGATGCCTGCTGAGCGAGCCGACATCATTATCGACTTTTCAGGATTAGAGGGCCGCACGCTGATTTTGAAGAACCACGGCCGCACACCATTCCCCGATGGGGCACCACCCGATGGGGCGACGGTGGGACGCATTCTCCAGTTCCGGGTGGGATCATCCACGTTGGCAGGGGCGGACGCAAGCTACAATCCGGCTCATGGCGGTGGGCTTCGCTCTCCGATGCGTCGGTTAGTGAACCCGGCCACGGGGACGCTGGCGGTCGCTCCTTCGAAAACGCGCCAACTCACCCTGAACGACATGATGGGTGCCGGCGGAATGGGAATGGTCGAATTGCTGCTTAACAATACGAAGGTGTCCGGCAAACGTGCCGATGGAACGATCCGAACGGATTTCACGGCTGTCACGGTGGGAGGCATGACGGAATATGTGTCCGAGTTGCCGGCTGAAGGCGAGACCGAAATCTGGGAAATCGTCAACCTGACAGCCGACGCCCATCCGATCCACATACACTTGACGGAGGTTCAGTTGATGAATCGGCAGAAGTTTCATCTGAACCGCTACGCTAAAGCCTATGCAGGGGCTTTCCCGGGAGGCGCCTCTATATTTGGCGACGGTCCCCCGTTGAAGTATGAACCCTCCGTTGCTTCTGGCTTGAAATACGGAGGGAGTCCGAATATCCAGCCCTATCTGCATGGCCCCGTACATCCTCCTGAATCCAATGAAGCGGGATGGAAAGATACGTTCATCGCGTATCCGGGCCAAGTTACTCGCATCGCTGTGCGCTTCGCGCCGACAGACACGCCATCCGGCGTGGCCGGGAACTACTCTTTTGAACCAGATGCCGGGGGGCATGGATTCGTATGGCACTGTCATATCCTCGATCATGAGGACAATGACATGATGCGTCCGTACAAAGTCACCGCTGCAAGAGGTACGGTAAGAACATATCGGATGGGTGTCGATTACTAG
- a CDS encoding copper resistance protein B, which produces MPLQTFQPIAIVGLLSAVFCASAVSAQTVLGPSNRPSPFPTSDTVTPPKRAEQSSQTVLGNPSNVPLGPVRTLPNLSPQQDWAPPVNDQENHLWTLFDVLEYRPSLGKTGAKDDYRWDIEGYYGGDYNRLWFKSEGQRDTAFKADYDVDFQLLYGRFIQKYYDFQIGPRLETQTFRGRNVTRGFAAIGIEGIVPYDYTMEATLFIDQNGAVSGRLTLTKDLLLTQRLILQSRLETNAAIQKVEEFTTGSGFNNLEFGMRLRYEIRREFAPYIGISLERSFGETATLVRQEGGNPSQIRFVVGVRAWF; this is translated from the coding sequence ATGCCTCTTCAAACCTTTCAGCCGATAGCTATAGTCGGTCTTCTGAGCGCCGTCTTCTGCGCTTCAGCCGTCTCTGCTCAGACCGTGCTAGGACCATCCAACAGGCCGAGCCCGTTTCCGACATCCGATACAGTCACTCCGCCGAAGAGGGCCGAGCAATCCTCACAGACCGTGTTGGGCAACCCATCGAACGTTCCACTCGGACCGGTCCGCACCTTGCCGAACCTCTCGCCACAACAGGACTGGGCTCCGCCCGTCAACGATCAGGAGAACCACCTCTGGACCCTGTTCGACGTGCTCGAATACCGCCCAAGTCTGGGAAAGACAGGAGCAAAGGATGACTATCGGTGGGATATCGAAGGCTACTACGGCGGCGATTACAACCGACTCTGGTTCAAAAGCGAGGGCCAACGGGATACGGCTTTCAAAGCAGACTATGACGTGGACTTTCAACTGTTGTATGGCCGGTTCATTCAGAAATATTACGATTTTCAGATCGGCCCGCGCCTCGAAACGCAAACGTTTCGCGGGCGGAATGTGACCCGTGGATTCGCGGCGATCGGAATCGAGGGGATCGTGCCCTACGATTACACGATGGAAGCCACCTTGTTCATCGACCAGAATGGCGCGGTGTCCGGGCGCCTGACGTTAACGAAGGATCTGTTGCTGACCCAGCGGCTAATCCTCCAGAGTCGCCTTGAAACGAATGCCGCCATACAAAAGGTTGAGGAATTCACAACCGGTTCAGGTTTCAACAATCTCGAATTCGGCATGCGCCTGCGCTACGAGATTCGGCGCGAGTTTGCGCCCTACATTGGTATCTCGCTGGAGAGAAGCTTCGGCGAGACCGCCACGCTCGTGCGCCAAGAAGGGGGAAACCCGAGTCAGATTCGATTTGTTGTGGGTGTGCGGGCGTGGTTTTGA